The genomic DNA GGCGGCCGCGGCCTCTGCGAATCGCCGGTTGACCGCGACGTACGCGTCCCACCACTCACGGTGGAACTGCGGTGGCGCGATGACGTCGTGATAGAGCGGCCAGATCGTGTCGTTCGCGAAGCCCTCGTAGTACTCGGCGACCTCCTGAGCACTCAACGAGATCGGGATCAGTCGGATGTCGTTCGCCGTGAAGGGCGCGAGTTCGAGATCGGCCTGACCGGCCCACCCGACCCATGCGCCGTCGACCTGTTTCATGACGGGCTCGAGCGCCGCGACCAGTCCACCGGGGGAGGTCCGCCAGATCTCCTCGCCGTCGGCGCTCACCACGCGATCAACAGGCAGCCGGTTGGCGACGACGACGAAATCAGCGGTGGTCATGGGGACTCCTCACGTCGGCGGTCGGTTTCTCCCAGGCTATCGACTGCGCGGACGCTTATGGCTGAGGTGCCAGTTCAGGATGCCGGCGGCGAATGTGATGACGGCGGCGAGCATCGGCAGCAGCAGCGCAGAGGAAGTGCCGGCGGACTCGGCGATCTCACCCGCGGCGGCCGCGCCGATCGACTGTCCGACGATCACGCCCGAGCCCAGCATCGTCATGACGGTGGCTGTCCTTCCGAGCGGGCTCCGCGCCGCACCGAAGCTGAACTGCGTGACCAGCGTCGGCCCGATGCCGACACCCATGATCGCCAGCGCCGCCGTCATACCTGCCGTCGTGTCGACCAGGGTGAGCAGCAGCGATCCGAGCAGGAGCGTTGCCGAGAACACCAACCAGCGGGCCCGCAGCGAGAAGCGCGGTGGCAGCCAGGCCATGCCAAGCGCGAGGATCGCCGACCCAACGCCCATCACGCCGTAGAGCAGGCCCGCCTGTTCCGGCACTCCGCGATCGGCCATGAACGACGTCAGGGAAGTGAGCATGGTGCCGAAGAACATGCCCACCCCGAGGATGCCTGCCACGACGACCAGCAGCTCCGGGCGGAACAGCTCGGTCACGCGCGACGGGGCGCGTCCGTCCGCGTCGCGGTGGCTGGAGATGTACCTGCCGCTCGGGTGCAGCGCGAACGCGCCGACGAAGATCACGGTGAGCGCCGCGGCTCCGACGAGAGGTGCCCACGGTGCGATCCACGATGCGAGCACTCCGACGATGAACGGACCGAACACGAACACGGTCTCATCTGCGGCGGACTCGTAGGCCATGGTCGTCGACACAGTGCGGGGGCGCAGAGCCTCCGGCATCCGCTCCGAGATGATCGTGACGAGGCGAGAACGTGACATCGGAGCAACCTGCGGCGCTGTGGCCCCGATCCCGAATGCGGCTGCCAGCACCACGAGATCGGTGGCCGCGCTGTAGATGGCGACCGTGAAGACGACGAGCATCGTGGCGTTCGCGATCGCGAGCGCCAGCAGCACGAGACGCTGCCCGAAGCGATCTGCTGCCGCGCCGAGCAGCGGGCCGAAACACGCGGTGCCGATGCCCACCGCTGCGGATGTGAGTCCGCCGAGGGAGAGCGAGCCGCGGGCCGAGACCGCAACTGTGAGCACGCCGACGACCATCATCGCGAAGGGAAGACGGGCGACGAACGCGACGATGAAGTATGCGAGACCGGCCTCGCGCAACAGGTTCGTCGGACCGACGGGGTGTGTCTGGGTCATGACTCTCGCACGCATCGATTCTATCGAAGCGAGTGCGAGTAGGTTGGACGGTATGCGCTACGTCTTCAGCACTGGACTTTTCGGAGCGATCTCCACCGGTGTGTCTCTGATCCGCGGCACACGCGAGACGCCGATCACCTGGCGTGCGGCGCTCGCCTGGTTGAGCTGGGGGATCAGCCTCGCCCTGGCGATCGGCGCCGCGGTCGATATGCGCCGCGATGAACGCGGTGTCGAGGTCGCCGCAGACTCCCCCTTCGCCAAGGTGCAGTCGAAGCGGTCGAAGAAGGAATCGAAGCAGCTCGAGAAGCGGCTCAAGGCCGCGCAGAAGCGCTGACCTCTTCCTGGCCCTCCGCCTTCGATGGTCAGCGCGTGAGGATCAGCGCCTCGCCCTGACCGCCGCCGCCGCACAGACCGACAGCCGCCGTGCCGCTGCCACGACGTGCGAGCTCGTGAGCCATGTGCACGACCAACCGGTTGCCCGATGCGCCGATCGGGTGTCCGATCGCGATGCCGCCACCATGGATGTTCACGATGTCGTCCGAGATGCCGAGCTCGGCCGTGGAACGGGCAACGACAGCACCGAATGCCTCATTGATCTCGACGAGATCGAGATCGGCCACGGCGATGCCCTGCTTCTCGAGTGCGCGCTCGATCGCGCGAGCCGGCTGCGCCTGCAGCGAGTTGTCCGGCCCTGCGGTCTGCCCGCTTGCGCCCACGGTCACGAGCACCGGCCATCCCTGCGCCTCGGCGTTCTCGCGCGTGGTCACGACGACCGCTGATGCGCCGTCCGAGATCTGCGAAGAGTTGCCCGCGGTGATCGAGCCGCCCTCTGCGAACGCCGCCCGCAGCTTTCCGAGCGTCTCGACGGTGGTCTCCGGCCGGATGCCCTCGTCCTTCGTCAGCAACGTCGGTCCCTGATCCTGTCGAAGGGCGCCCTTGCGCTGCGGCACCTCGACGTGCACGATCTCGGCGTCGAAGGCACCGGAATCGGTGGCTTCCGCCGCGCGCTGATGCGAGGCGGCTGCCACAGCATCCTGCGCCTCGCGGGTGAGTTCGTAGCGCTCGTTGTGACGCTCGGTCGACGCGCCCATGCTCTCCTTGTCGTAGGCGTCGGTGAGTCCGTCGAAGGCCATGTGGTCGAGTACCTCGACGCTGCCGTAGGTCCAGCCGTCGCGCGAGCCCATGAGCAGATGCGGTGCGCGCGTCATCGACTCCATTCCGGCGGCCACCACGGTGGTGGCATCGCCGGTGCGGATCATGCGCGCGGCGTCGATGATGGCGGTGAGTCCTGACAGGCACACCTTGTTCACCGAGTGCGCAGGGACGTCCCATCCGATGCCGGCGCCGATCGCGGCCTGACGGGCGGCGTTCTGACCGGAGCCGGCGGACAGTACCTGTCCGACGATGACGGCGTCGATGGCGGACGGGTCGACGCCGGCTTGCGTGAGAGCACCCTTGATCGCGAAGGCGCCGAGCTGGGGTGCGGTGAAGGAGGACAACTTTCCCTTCAGACGCCCCTGCGGGGTGCGTGCCGCCGCGACGATGACGATGTCGGTCATGAGTTCTCCTTGAGTTCGTCCGCGATGATCAGCGGGGGTTCGGTGGCGTCGATGACCTGCTGCACGCTCACTCCGGGTGCCGTCTCGACCAGCACGAGTCCGGCGTCGGTGACGTCGATCACGGCGAGGTCGGTGATGATCCGGTGTGCCACTCCCCTGCCGGTCAATGGCAGAGAGCATTCATTCACGATCTTCGCCGAGCCGTCTCTGGCGACGTGCTCCATGAGGATGATGAGGCGGTCAGCGCCGTGCACGAGGTCCATGGCGCCGCCTGGCCCCTTGACCATCTTCCCCGGGATCATCCAGTTCGCGAGGTCGCCCGTCGCCGACACCTGCATGGCGCCGAGGATCGCGGCGTCGATCTTGCCTGCTCTGATCATTGCGAAGCTCGTGGCCGAATCGAAGAAGGCGGTGCCGGGGAGCGTCGTGACCGTCTCCTTGCCCGCGTTGATGAGGTCGGGGTCGACGTTCTCCTCGGTCGGGTAGGGACCGACTCCGAGGATGCCGTTCTCGGACTGCAGCACAAGGGTTACGCCGTCCGGCACGTAGTTCGGGACAAGGGTGGGCAGGCCGATGCCGAGGTTCACGTAGGAGCCGTCGGTGAGTTCGGCCGCGGCGCGCGCGGCCATCTGCTCGCGGGTGAGTGCCATGTCAGGCCCCTTCCGTGGTGTCTGCGGACTTCGTCACGGTGCTCTTGGAGACGGTGCGACGCTCGATGCGCTTCTCGATGTCGGTGCCGACCTCGACCATGCGGTGCACGAAGACGCCAGGCAGGTGCACCCGGTCGGGGTCGATCTCGCCCGGTTCGACGAGCTGCTCGACCTGCGCGATGCACACGCGGCCCGCCATCGCCGCGAGCGGGTTGAAGTTGCGAGCGGCCTTGTTGAAGACGAGGTTGCCGTGCCGGTCCCCCGCCATCGCGTGCACGAGCGCGAAGTCGGTCGTGATCGCCTCTTCGAGGACGAACTCCTTGGGAGTGCCGTTCACATCGAACGTGCGGACGTCCTTGACGGGAGACGCGACAGCGATGGATCCGTCCGAGTTGTAGCGCCGAGGCAGCCCACCTTCTGCGACCTGAGTGCCAACGCCCGTCTGGGTGTAGAACCCGGCGATGCCTGATCCACCTGCCCGCAACTTCTCGGCGAGAGTGCCCTGGGGCGTGAGTTCGAGTTCGAGCTCACCGGAGAGGAACTGACGCTCGAACTCCTTGTTCTCGCCGACATAGGACGACGTCATCTTGCGGATGCGCTGCGCGTTCAGCAGGACGCCGAGACCCCAGTCGTCGACTCCGCAGTTGTTGCTGACGACGCTGAGGTCAGTGGTCCCCTGGGCGAGCAGCGCCTGGATGAGGGCGATCGGATTGCCGGAGAGTCCGAACCCTCCGACCGCGAGAGATGCGCCGTCGGGGATGTCGGCGACGGCCTCTTCAGCCGATGCCCATTGCTTGTCGATCACGCAGCACTCCTTCGTGTGAGGTCTTCTTCCAGCATCCGCCTGTCGAGAGCGGAATCGAAACCCGGTCTTGCGATGTGGGCGATTGCATCGATAGCGTCCACATTATGAACACATCCCGATCTGTTCCCGGTGCGCAGGCCGTCGCTCGTGCCGCGAGTCTGCTGCGTCTTGTGACAGCGAGCGGCGAGGAAGGCACGAACCTGCACGAACTCGCGCAGTCCGCCGGGCTCTCCCGCTCGACGACCCACCGGCTGCTCAGCGCACTGCGCGCGGAGGGGCTCGTCGACCGCGATGAGGACACTGCCAGATGGATGCCGGGACCGGAGCTGTTCCTCATGGGATCCCTGGCGGCCGCCCGATACGACATCACCGCGCTGGCGCGTGACATCGTGCGTTCCCTTGCGGTGAAGACCGAGGAGAGCGCCTTCCTCTCGGTGCGGCGCGCGGATGAGACGGTGTGCCTGCTTCGCGAGGAGGGGTCGTTCCCGATCCGCTCGTTCGTGCTCAGCGAGGGTGTCCGCTTCCCGCTCGGGGTCGCGAGTGCCGGCCTCGCGATCCTATCGTTCCTGCCTGACCACGATGTGGATGCGTATCTGGATCGGCATCCCGAGCTCAGCGAACGCTGGGGCCGCACCCACGGGGTGAAGCCGCTGCGCACCAGGCTCGTCGAGACCAAAGAACGCGGGTACGCGATCAACCCCGGCCTCATCGTGGAGGGCAGTTGGGGAATGGGCGCCGCCGTGTTCGATCGCGCGGGCCGCCCGGAGTGGGCACTGAGCCTGACAGGCGTGGAGTTCCGATTCGGCCCCGATCGGATCGCGCACCTCGGGCGTACGCTGTTGGCGCACGCCCACCAGCTCTCGTCACGCATCGCGAGCTCTCGGCGCTGAAGCAGATACATACCTCATGGTATATACTTGCGGATATGAATCGTGACGAGATCATCCCTTCGATCGTCATCTCCGCTCATGCGCTCGCGCGGATCGCGGCGCGGCAGGCGCACAATGACACCCCTTCCGCCCAGTGGCGTGTGCTCAGCATCCTGGAACGCGAGAACGGCCAGCGCGTCGGCACGCTCGCAACCGCCGCCCGCACGACGCAACCGGGCATGACCCGACTGCTCGGCGATCTCGAACGCACCGAGCTCGTCACCCGCACGGCAGACGCCGGGGACTCACGGGCGACCGTGGTGCACATCACTGATGCCGGACTCGCCGCCCTGCGGGGATGGCGGGATGAATTCCGCATCACGCTCGCGCCGCACTTCGACGACCTCGACGTCGTCGACTGGGCGACGCTGGCACGCGCCGCCGAGATCCTCACCACCCACAGCAGAGAGACCCTCACGACCAAGGAGGCAGGCGAGTGAGCGGCGGCAAGGCCGTCACCTCCGTCTGGAAACAGCCCGCGCAGGTCTGGGCCGTGGCGTTCGCCAGTGTCGTCGCGTTCATGGGCATCGGCCTCGTCGACCCCATCCTGCCCGCGATCGCCGACTCCCTCCAGGCGAGCCCGACACAGACGGAGCTGCTGTTCACCAGCTACCTGCTGGTCACCGGCGTCGCGATGCTGTTCACCAGCTGGATCTCGAGCCGCATCGGCGCGAAGGCGACGCTGATGATCGGGCTCGCCCTCATCGTCGCCTTCGCACTCGCGTGCGCGTTGAGCGACAGCGTGGACGCGATCATCGGCTTCCGCGCCGGCTGGGGCCTGGGCAATGCGCTGTTCATCTCGACCGCACTCGCGACGATCGTGGGCTCCGCCTCGGGTGGCAGCGGCGCCGCGATCGTCCTGTACGAGGCCGCGCTCGGTCTCGGAATCGCGATCGGGCCGCTTCTCGGCGGACTCCTCGGCGAGGTCAGCTGGCGCGGACCGTTCTTCGGCGTGGTCGCACTCATGGCGATCGCATTCATCGCGATCCTCACGCTGCTGCGAGGCCCGCGGGAGAAGCGCCGGCCGGTGCCGTTCTCCGCGCCGTTCAAGGCGCTGCGCCGCCCGGCCCTGGCGATCCTCGCCGTCACCGCCCTGTTCTACAACATCGGCTTCTTCGTGCTGCTGGCGTTCTCGCCCTTCCCGCTCGGCTTCGGCGCGATGGGCATCGGCTTCACCTTCTTCGGCTGGGGTGTCGCGCTGGCGATCACCAGCGTGTGGGTCGCCCCGTGGATGATGCGGCGGATGCGGCGGACGACTGTCATCATGACCGTGCTGCCGCTGCTCGCATTGGACCTGATCGTCGCTGGCCTCGTGGCAGAGATCGCCCCCGCGCTCGTCACCTGCATCATCGTGGGTGGACTGCTGCTCGGCGTGATGAACACAGTGCTCACCGAAGCCGTGATGGAAGCGACCGATCTGCCTCGTTCAGTCGCATCGTCGGCGTACTCGGCCGTGCGCTTCATCGGCGGCGCGATCGCACCGCCCGTGGCCGCGCTGCTGTGGCACGCGTTCAACTCGACGGTGCCGTATCTCTTCGCCGCCGCATCGGTCCTGCTGGCGACGCTGACGATCTTCCTCGGTCGCGGAGCGCTCGCTCACATCGATGACGAACCGGCGGATGCCGCGATCGAGGATGCTGAGGCGATCACGGTCGGGGACGCAGCCTGACCGACGCGCACCGCGTCTGATTCGGTACGGTTGGGCCCATGAGCGACCCAGAACTTCCTGAGCGCAGCATCATCGTCACACAGCATCTCGCTGCAGCCGGTGTGGACCGCGAGAGTCGCGGGCGAGCCGAAGGAGAGCAGTTTGCGCGAACAGAAGACGGTCGTCATCACCGGAGCCAGCGACGGGATCGGTGCGGCCGCTGCGCGGCGACTACGTGCTGATGGGCACGAGGTCGTCATCGTGGGGCGCTCGCCGGCGAAGACCCGCGCGATCGCCGCTGAGCTGTCGGCGGATCACGTCGTGGCCGACTACTCGCGGTTGGATGATGTGCGCGAACTCGCTGCCACGCTCGCTTCGAGGTATCCGCGGATCGATGTTCTCGCGAACAACGCGGGTGGCATGTTCGGTGCGAGAGTCGAGACGGTCGACGGCTTCGAGCAGGCGCTCCAGGTGAACCACCTGGCCCCGTTCCTGCTCACGAATCTGCTGCAGGACGTGCTGCTCGCGAGCGGCGCCACGATCATCCAGACCTCGAGCGTTGCGGCACGCCTGTTCGGCAGTATCGATCTGAGCGACCTCGACAACCCTCGCGACCACACGCCGACGAAGGCGTACGGCGCAGCCAAGCTGGCGAACATCCTCTTCACGCGCGAACTGCACAACCGCTTCCACCCGCTGGGGCTGAACGCGGCGGCCTTTCACCCCGGGGTGATCGCCTCTGCGTTCGCCGCCGATACGAGCAGCAGGGCGATGGGCTTCCTGTACAACAACTCGTTCACACGCAGATTCCTCGGCACTCCGGCATCCGGCGCCGACCAGCTCGTGTGGCTGGCCGAGACGACTCCAGGCGAGGCGTGGGTGCCGGGCCTCTACTACGAGAAGCGCTCGATCGCGGCGCGAGTGAACCCGCAGAGCACGAGGGACGATCTGGCTCGTGAGCTCTGGGAGCGAAGCGCCGCGATGACAGGTCTGAGGAGCTGACCGCATGGACGATCTGGCCAGCGGAACCTGGCACATCGTGGAACTGCCGGACGGCTCGCTCATCGACGTCGTCGCCTTCAGATCCCGGAGGGGTGCGTCGCGCCGGATCATCGGAATCGATCGCCCCGTGGCACCCGACAAGCAGAAAAGCCTCAGACTCTGGCGAGAGAGTCTGAGGCTGATCCGTGCACCCCCAGGGACTTGAACCCTGAACCCATTGATTAAGAGTCAATTGCTCTGCCGATTGAGCTAGAGGTGCGTGGCCCGGTTTCCCCGGCCGAGGAATTACATTACCAGTTGCGGCGCATCATGCGAAATCGAACCAGCGTTCGCAGGCACGTGGCGCCGACTATCCTGAAGGGGTGACCGACTCCCCCGCAGCCGCCGATTTCACGAACGATCTCGCACTCGCCCTCCGGCTGGCAGACGTCGCCGACGAGCAGTCGCTCCCCCGATTCGATGTGAGCGACCTGAAGGTGTCGACGAAGGCGGACCGCTCCCATGTGACGGATGCCGATCTCGCGACGGAACGCGCCATCCGCGCCCTCCTCGCCCAGGAGCGTCCCGACGACGGCATTCTCGGCGAGGAGTTCGGGACAGAGGGCGACGCCCATCGCCAGTGGATCATCGACCCGATCGACGGCACGGCGAACTTCATGCGAGGGGTTCCGCTCTGGGGCACGATGATCTCGCTCGCGGTCGACGGCGTACCTCAGGTTGGCGTCGTCAGCATGCCTGCGCTGAGCCGCCGATGGTGGGCATCGACCGGAGCCGGCGCATGGACGGCGACCGATGCCGCACCTCGGCGCCTTGAGACGTCGGCGGTCTCATCCCCGGATGACGCGTCCGTGAGCTTCCAGAGCATCACCCAGTGGGCGGATGCCGGACAGCTGCCCGCGTTGCTGCGCATCGCGGACCGCGTCTGGCGAGACCGCGCCTACGGCGACGTCTACTCGTACATGCTGCTTGCCGAGGGCCGTCTGGAGATGGTCGCGGAGTTCGATGTCAAGGAATACGACATCGCCGCCGCAGTGCCGATCGTGCGCGAAGCGGGCGGGAGGTTCACGTCGTTCGACGGCGTCGACACGATCGCGGCCCGTTCGACACTGGCCAGCAACGGTCTGCTTCACGAAGCCTTCCTCCGACTCGCTCACTCCCCCACGAACACCTGACCCGAAAGCAGCGATGATCCGCCGTACCTCCCTTGCCGTGCTCGCGGCCGTGACGATCGCCCTGACGCTGTCGGCATGCTCCGCCGCGGCCGACCCCGTAACTACTCCGACGACCACGCCGAAGCCCACAGAGACCACAAGCCCGTCGCCCGAACCGACGCCGACCACGACACCAGAGCCGGAAGAGACTCCCGGCGCCGCGCCGACGTGCGAGACGATCATCGCGCCCAGCACGGTCGCGGCGCTGACCGAGCAAGGCTGGACCTACCGGGAACACGAATTCCGCTTCGGCGAGCACATAGTCGAAGGTGGCATCCAGTGCGTCTGGGGCGACTACACGGTGCCGTCGGACCATGTTCAGGTGTTCGGATGGGCGCCGCTCGATCAGGCGGCATCCGGCGACGGGCAGCAGAAGCTTCTCGACGAAGGCTGGCAGCGCGCGGATTCCGACGGCCGCGTGTACATCACCGAGAACCCCGATACCGCGATGGCGCCGGATGAGGACGGCTTCGGGATGACGTACGAGTTCGGTGACGGCTGGGTGAAGGTCGCCGACACGCGGCGGAGTCTCGTCCTCGTCGATTTCGAGTGAACCGGGCCGAGCCCGCGCGAGAACACGAACAAGCCCCACCATCCTGGTACGGATGGTGGGGCTTGTTCTGTGACAGCGGCTTTGTGGAGCTGGGGGGAATCGAACCCCCGTCCAACGCTGAGTATCCACGGCTTCTCCGGGCGCAGTCTGTGCAGACGTTCTACTCGGCTCCGACCTTTGTCACAGACACCTAAGTCGACAAGCCCAGCCTGGGAAGAGTCCCGTGTGACGTCCAGACGCCGTCACACAGCAAGATTCCTAGATGACGCCAGGATCCGTATCGGAATCACATACGGCCTGACGGACTCGGGCTCGCTTATGCAGCGAGGGCGAAGTCGTTGCGCTTTGTTTCGGCAACTATAGTTTTGCAGGGAGCGTTCACGAGATAACCCTGCATCCTCGGCCCGCTTCACGTGAATTCACAAGCACTGTCGAAACCGATCAGCCCCGTGTGTCTTCTTTCGAAGGAACCACTGTCACTCTGTGGATTTATCAGCTCGGATGTCGAAACACCCGAGCATCACAGGATACAACGGATCCGGGCTTCATGCTATTCCGCGACCGGTCTGAACAGGATGCTCTGGCGTAGAGTCGCTCTCATGAGCGATGTCGTCATCACAGTCCGCGGCGAGAACGAGTCGCGCCTTGCCCCGGAGCGCGCCACGATCCGCGTCACGGTACGAACCGAAGGCGCGGAGCGCGCATCGGTGGTCGACCAGGTGATGCGACTGTCCGAACCGCTGCGGAAGAGCATCACCGACCGCAAGGATGCCGGGACCGTGGCCGAGTGGACCAGCAAGCGTCTCGCGGTGAGCGCAGAACGCCCCTGGAACAACGAAGGCAAACGCCTGGCGCTGGTCTACCGCGCGAGCGTCGACTTCAGCGCCACGTTCACCGATCCATCCGAGCTCTCCATCTGGGTGTCGGACATCTCCGCCTGGGACGGCGTCGAGGTCGGCTGGGTGAACTGGCATCTCACGCCGGAGACGCGTGCCCGCGTCGAACGCGACGTCGCCTCCTCAGCCGTGAGCGTCGCCGTCGCACGAGCGGAGGCATACGCCGCCGCGTTGGGTCTCACCGACGTCACACCCATCGAGATCGCCGATGTCGGACTCATCTCTCAGGGCCAGGCACCAGGCGCACCACAGATTCTCAAGGCGCGCGGCGCCGCATTCGCCGCGGCGGATTCCGCACCGTCGATGGAATACGAACCCGACGAGATCGTCGTGTCAGCGACCGTTGAGGCCCGCTTCAACGCCCACTGAGCGACGACGCTCAGACCGCGAACTGCGCCAGTTCCGCTGCCAACCGCTCTGAGACGTGCGCACGGACATCCGTGCCTTTCTCACCGTGCTCCGCCGACAGCAGCATCCCGGTCTCGTGAATGGCCGCAACCAGGTCACCGCGCTCGTACGGGACGAGTGCGTGCACCTCGACGGCCGGTTTCGGCAGTGCCTCGTCGATCGCGGCCCGTAGCTCTTCGATCCCCTCGCCGGATCGTGACGACACGAAGTGCGCGCGTGGCTCGAGGCCCTGCAGCACCAGCCGGTCGTCGTCCGAGATGAGATCGGCCTTGTTGAAGACGACGATCTCGGGAAGGTCGCGTGCTCCGACATCGCCCATCACATCACGGACAGTCTGCAGCTGACCTGCTGGGTCTGGGTGCGCCCCGTCGACGACGTGCAGCACGATGTCGGCCTCACCGACCTCCTCCAGCGTGGAGCGGAACGCCTCGACCAGCTGATGCGGCAGGTTGCGTACGAAGCCGACCGTGTCGGTGAACGTGTAGACACGTCCGTCGGAGGTCTCGGTGCGTCGCACCGTGGCATCCAGCGTCGCGAACAGCGCGTTCTCGACCAGGACGCCTGCGCTGGTCAGCGCGTTGAGCAGGCTCGACTTGCCGGCGTTGGTGTATCCGGTGATCGCCACCGAGGGGATCGTGTTGCGCTTGCGTTCGGCGCGCTTGGCCTCTCGTGCCGGGCCGAAATCACGGATCTGACGGCGCAGCAGCGCCATCTTCGTGCGGATGCGGCGTCGATCGAGCTCGATCTTGGTCTCACCTGGACCGCGCGAACCCATGCCGGCGCCGCCGGCTCCGACCTGGCCACCGGCCTGGCGGCTCATCGAGTCACCCCAGCCGCGCAGACGCGGAAGCAGGTACTCGAGCTGCGCCAGCTCGACCTGCGCCTTGCCCTCCCGGCTCTTGGCGTGCTGGCTGAAGATGTCGAGGATCACGGTGGTGCGGTCGATGACCTTCACCTTGACGACATCTTCCAGAGCACGCCGCTGGCTGGGTGCGAGTTCGGTGTCGGCGATCACGGTGTCAGCACCGGTGGCTGCGACGAGATCCTTGAGCTCCTGCGCTTTGCCACGGCCCAGATATGTGGCCGGGTCCGGATTCGGACGCCGCTGCAGAACGGCGTCGAGCACGACCGCTCCTGCCGTCTCGGCAAGCGCTGCGAGTTCGCGAAGCGAGTTCTCGGCATCCGTCTGGGCACCCTGCGGATACACGCCCACGAGCACGACGTTCTCGAGTCGCAACTGCCGATACTCGACCTCAGTGACGTCTTCGAGTTCGGTCGACAGACCGGCGACGCGGCGCAGGGCGTGGCGGTCCTCCAGATCCCACTGATCGCCGTCTCGATCCGAGTACGCGGCCGTGCCGGAGTCCTGCAGCGCCTGTGCGGCACCGAACACCCGCGCCTGGGTGCGCGGCTGTGCGCTCGCAAGCACCCGATCCAGTCTCTCGTCATCGAGTGTCTGCTCAGCACTTGTCTCGTCTGTGGCTTTCGTCATCCTCTGCCTTCTGTGTTCGACGCCTTAACCTTAACCCTGCTGTCCGGTACGCTCGCCGTATGGGGTCTGATCACTACTTCACTGCGGCCCCGGCAAGCGCGGAGAACCTGCGAACCATTCGTGTGACGCTCGCAGATCGTGAAC from Microbacterium profundi includes the following:
- a CDS encoding inositol monophosphatase family protein; the protein is MTDSPAAADFTNDLALALRLADVADEQSLPRFDVSDLKVSTKADRSHVTDADLATERAIRALLAQERPDDGILGEEFGTEGDAHRQWIIDPIDGTANFMRGVPLWGTMISLAVDGVPQVGVVSMPALSRRWWASTGAGAWTATDAAPRRLETSAVSSPDDASVSFQSITQWADAGQLPALLRIADRVWRDRAYGDVYSYMLLAEGRLEMVAEFDVKEYDIAAAVPIVREAGGRFTSFDGVDTIAARSTLASNGLLHEAFLRLAHSPTNT
- a CDS encoding SIMPL domain-containing protein (The SIMPL domain is named for its presence in mouse protein SIMPL (signalling molecule that associates with mouse pelle-like kinase). Bacterial member BP26, from Brucella, was shown to assemble into a channel-like structure, while YggE from E. coli has been associated with resistance to oxidative stress.) — encoded protein: MSDVVITVRGENESRLAPERATIRVTVRTEGAERASVVDQVMRLSEPLRKSITDRKDAGTVAEWTSKRLAVSAERPWNNEGKRLALVYRASVDFSATFTDPSELSIWVSDISAWDGVEVGWVNWHLTPETRARVERDVASSAVSVAVARAEAYAAALGLTDVTPIEIADVGLISQGQAPGAPQILKARGAAFAAADSAPSMEYEPDEIVVSATVEARFNAH
- the hflX gene encoding GTPase HflX; the encoded protein is MTKATDETSAEQTLDDERLDRVLASAQPRTQARVFGAAQALQDSGTAAYSDRDGDQWDLEDRHALRRVAGLSTELEDVTEVEYRQLRLENVVLVGVYPQGAQTDAENSLRELAALAETAGAVVLDAVLQRRPNPDPATYLGRGKAQELKDLVAATGADTVIADTELAPSQRRALEDVVKVKVIDRTTVILDIFSQHAKSREGKAQVELAQLEYLLPRLRGWGDSMSRQAGGQVGAGGAGMGSRGPGETKIELDRRRIRTKMALLRRQIRDFGPAREAKRAERKRNTIPSVAITGYTNAGKSSLLNALTSAGVLVENALFATLDATVRRTETSDGRVYTFTDTVGFVRNLPHQLVEAFRSTLEEVGEADIVLHVVDGAHPDPAGQLQTVRDVMGDVGARDLPEIVVFNKADLISDDDRLVLQGLEPRAHFVSSRSGEGIEELRAAIDEALPKPAVEVHALVPYERGDLVAAIHETGMLLSAEHGEKGTDVRAHVSERLAAELAQFAV